In Aspergillus fumigatus Af293 chromosome 4, whole genome shotgun sequence, one genomic interval encodes:
- the rfeF gene encoding uncharacterized protein, whose protein sequence is MDVDGELLSHRDVLDVMFSMFYAMVASSVCLSEMEGDERLSVDQNKDRSKAVYDNDDDNNNIDDDISTLCSLKADDFASKIANAQNNTQKMSGGYSGAPPAGYSGGPPASLQPGAGGYQQQQQYQAYPGAPSPSTPSNPLRPGSAQPQSPYPTSTPPPQQQQYQPYNAPSVPPNKPAPSPSPAPTSHSPYPSAQAPAPQGYPQTPYSPHPQSQGYPQASPYGSGPSYGQGQPQQSYGRTAPPPPQAQPYGQPYSPQQQAYGQPYAPQGAPYQGGPGGPPGAPGQAGYGYPGGAPPPARATEQQIGAYKQLLIGTIQEKNLQTFYPPDKLDRLVQSLANEAPAKIDRLVHEWSVPQEVAMDVMKLALFDVILYVDDSGSMEFEEKGMRKEQLRQILGIVATGASTFDQDGISVRFMNSNEVGDGIRSVDDVNMLVSRVRFAGLTPLGTSLRNKVIEPMVVGPARAGRLQKPVLIITITDGQPAGEPHDTVANTIRYASEEVSRTQYGRGAVSFQFSQVGTDTKAREFLASLDEDPQIGGLIDCTSNFEVEQDEMARANPPIHLTRELWCAKLMLGAIDSSYDTKDEKASGRPSGPGGPGGPPPPGPPGQYGGYNPGQNYGQQPGYYNQPPPSGYNQPGAYGQGQGYNQAPYAQSQGGPPQPGYGQTYGGYGAPPSDPYGRPPSGPPPGGYPPQQRPPYGQPPPPPRY, encoded by the exons ATGGATGTTGACGGAGAATTATTATCGCATCGGGATGTACTCGATGTGATGTTTTCAATGTTTTATGCAATGGTAGCCTCGAG TGTGTGTCTGTCTGAAATGGAGGGTGATGAGAGGTTGTCAGTCGATCAAAACAAGGACAGATCTAAGGCTGTGTATGACAACGATGacgataataataatattgatgatgatatatCGACCCTTTGCTCGCTGAAGGCTGACGAC TTTGCCTCCAAAATCGCCAACGCTCAGAACAACACGCAGAAGATGAGCGGTGGCTATTCGGGAGCTCCGCCCGCTGGCTACTCGGGAGGTCCTCCTGCATCGTTGCAgcctggtgctggtggatat caacagcaacagcagtaTCAAGCTTACCCAGGCGCTCCTTCGCCATCTACTCCTAGCAATCCG CTTCGACCTGGTTCTGCTCAGCCCCAGTCTCCCTATCCAACGTCTACCCCGCCAccgcaacagcaacaatatCAGCCCTATAACGCTCCCTCGGTGCCTCCGAACAAGCCAGctccttcaccttccccGGCACCTACATCCCACTCTCCCTATCCTAGTGCGCAGGCACCTGCGCCCCAGGGATATCCGCAAACACCGTACAGTCCCCATCCACAGTCACAGGGCTACCCACAGGCTTCTCCCTACGGTTCCGGGCCTTCATATGGTCAAGGGCAGCCCCAGCAGAGTTATGGACGAACGGCCCCACCTCCACCACAAGCTCAGCCCTACGGACAACCATATTCTCCACAACAACAGGCATAT GGACAGCCTTATGCTCCTCAAGGCGCGCCGTACCAGGGCGGTCCTGGAGGGCCACCAGGAGCCCCAGGACAAGCTGGATATGGCTACCCAGGCggcgctcctcctccagcacgTGCCACTGAGCAGCAGATCGGTGCCTACAAACAGCTGTTGATTGGCACCATTCAAGAGAAGAATCTGCAAACCTTCTACCCTCCTGATAAACTGGATAGACTTGTTCAGTCGTTGGCCAATGAAGCCCCCGCAAAGATTGATAGGCTTGTCCATGAGTGGTCCGTGCCCCAGGAAGTGGCAATGGACGTCATGAAACTCGCTCTGTTTGACGTGATCCTTTATGTCGATGATAGTGGTTCCATGgagttcgaggagaagggaaTGAGAAAAGAGCAGCTGAGACAGATCCTCGGCATCGTCGCGACCGGAGCGTCGACGTTCGATCAAGATGGCATCTCCGTGCGCTTCATGAACTCGAATGAAGTTGGCGATGGTATCCGCAGTGTCGATGATGTCAATATGCTTGTCTCACGTGTTCGCTTCGCCGGCTTGACGCCGTTGGGTACGAGCCTGAGGAACAAGGTCATTGAGCCGATGGTTGTTGGTCCAGCTCGTGCCGGTCGTCTGCAGAAGCCTGTCctgatcatcaccatcactgATGGTCAGCCTGCCGGTGAGCCACACGATACTGTCGCTAACACCATTCGATATGCCAGCGAAGAGGTATCCAGAACCCAGTACGGAAGAGGTGCTGTTTCGTTCCAGTTTTCGCAGGTAGGAACCGACACCAAGGCCCGCGAGTTCCTTGCCAGTCTGGATGAGGATCCCCAGATCGGAGGTTTGATCGACTGTACATCCA ACTTCGAAGTTGAACAAGATGAGATGGCTCGAGCCAACCCTCCAATTCATCTTACTCGGGAGCTCTGG TGCGCCAAATTGATGCTTGGTGCTATTGATTCATCGTACGATACCAAGGACGAAAAGGCTTCAGGGCGTCCCAGTGGTCCCGGCGGTCCCGGCGGTCCTCCCCCTCCTGGGCCTCCTGGCCAGTACGGAGGTTACAACCCAGGCCAAAACTATGGTCAGCAGCCCGGCTACTATAACCAACCCCCTCCCTCTGGATACAATCAGCCAGGAGCCTATGGCCAGGGACAAGGCTACAACCAAGCGCCTTATGCTCAAAGCCAGGGTGGACCCCCACAGCCTGGCTATGGACAGACGTACGGCGGATATGGAGCCCCTCCCTCTGACCCGTACGGACGTCCTCCCTCTGGACCTCCTCCCGGTGGCTATCCCCCGCAGCAGAGACCACCTTACGGACAgcctcctccacccccaCGGTACTGA
- a CDS encoding Gfo/Idh/MocA family oxidoreductase, producing the protein MAPPPLRVGILGADSQVVQTIYLPALRALGQNFKIAVLHGAVSSANNTDSPGTTTSIDDVIHDPNVDLIFNFLPNEYHETYTIAALEAGKHVMVETPVSLSIRSTKRIIAAEKCAPNGAKVFVACARRYVPCFEDVFRKEVASLDRIYYARCRNIAGPHAAHSATTPQQPTVAKTCNSTNGVGTGNTHLLRGLLEEVFSGQELSHDRIALCQFLASLGCHDLGLMRDTLGAPDTISTISVNDPFYSAIFHYTDTAARGGHPFTLVYETGTDSVPRCDAHLAIYGRTKTVGIYYELPYARGQLLRVVVEEMDDQGVLRRTESVSSWEDGYREELKALYAFIVEGKPAKTTAVDGLQDLKLFRMMFEQYDRQCGTIRTPLG; encoded by the coding sequence ATGGCTCCGCCACCCCTCCGAGTAGGAATCCTTGGCGCAGACAGCCAAGTAGTTCAGACCATCTACTTACCTGCCCTACGGGCCCTGGGTCAAAACTTCAAAATCGCAGTTCTTCACGGTGCAGTCAGCAGCGCTAACAATACGGACTCCCCTGGAACAACCACTTCAATCGACGATGTCATACACGATCCCAATGTCGATctcatcttcaacttcctcccTAACGAGTATCACGAGACCTACACCATTGCCGCCCTCGAGGCTGGCAAACATGTCATGGTCGAAACCCCTGTGAGTCTCAGCATCCGAAGCACCAAAAGGATCATCGCGGCCGAGAAATGCGCCCCGAACGGGGCTAAGGTCTTCGTCGCCTGCGCGCGCCGCTACGTACCGTGCTTTGAGGACGTGTTCAGGAAAGAAGTCGCAAGCCTCGACCGGATCTACTACGCTCGGTGCCGGAACATCGCCGGCCCGCACGCAGCGCATTCAGCCACGACGCCCCAACAACCGACGGTAGCAAAGACGTGCAACAGCACCAACGGAGTAGGAACCGGCAACACGCATCTCCTACGGGGGCTTCTGGAGGAAGTGTTCAGCGGCCAAGAGCTAAGCCACGACCGCATCGCGCTGTGCCAGTTTCTCGCATCCCTGGGGTGCCATGATCTGGGTCTGATGCGGGATACGCTCGGCGCGCCGGATACGATCTCCACGATCTCGGTGAACGATCCGTTCTACTCGGCCATTTTCCATTACACGGATACTGCGGCGAGGGGCGGACACCCGTTTACCCTGGTGTACGAGACGGGTACTGACTCCGTGCCGCGGTGTGATGCGCACCTGGCTATCTACGGTCGGACGAAAACCGTGGGCATCTACTACGAGCTTCCGTATGCGCGGGGCCAGCTGTTGCGGGTGGTagtggaggagatggatgaccaAGGGGTGCTCAGGAGGACGGAGAGTGTGAGTAGTTGGGAGGATGGGTATCGGGAGGAATTGAAGGCGCTGTACGCGTTTATCGTGGAAGGGAAGCCGGCCAAGACGACGGCTGTAGATGGTCTCCAGGATCTAAAGTTGTTCCGGATGATGTTTGAGCAGTACGATCGGCAGTGCGGGACCATTCGAACTCCCCTTGGCTAG